One window from the genome of Candidatus Zixiibacteriota bacterium encodes:
- the speD gene encoding adenosylmethionine decarboxylase, with amino-acid sequence MKILGRHLVVELSECNQEKLNDLSFLEECLDEAVRRSGATKVRSVFHRYNPQGVSGVVVIAESHISIHTWPEYGYAAVDFFTCGESVDPHRALAHVKGELEAGSAQVSEFKRGIPSHADEIIDHKPSSRRRPTQAAAALR; translated from the coding sequence ATGAAAATTCTTGGTCGCCATCTGGTAGTTGAACTCTCCGAGTGCAACCAGGAAAAGCTCAATGACCTGAGTTTCCTCGAAGAGTGCCTGGACGAGGCGGTACGCCGTTCGGGAGCGACCAAGGTGCGATCGGTGTTTCACCGGTACAATCCGCAAGGTGTTTCCGGAGTAGTGGTCATCGCCGAGTCCCACATTTCGATTCACACGTGGCCGGAGTACGGGTATGCGGCGGTGGATTTTTTCACGTGCGGCGAGTCGGTGGATCCGCACCGGGCGCTGGCGCACGTGAAGGGGGAGCTCGAGGCGGGGAGCGCGCAGGTGAGCGAGTTCAAGCGGGGGATTCCCTCGCACGCCGACGAGATTATCGATCACAAGCCCTCATCCCGGCGCCGGCCGACGCAGGCCGCGGCGGCCCTGCGGTAG
- the mazG gene encoding nucleoside triphosphate pyrophosphohydrolase, with translation MDTIKDRVLDPRRPPFERLVALLAILRSPEGCAWDRKQTHRSLLPYLIEETYEVVEAVENDNPAALREELGDLLVQIVFHAQLAAEAGRFTIDNSIADVVEKLVARHPHVFGERKNLNPRQVRDQWEQIKVESGEKDRVLSGVPKAMPALTMAYRVGEKAGGVGFDWNSPEEVLGKIEEEIGEIRARLAVAEPEGVAEEIGDLLFAAASLARKAEVDPERALKQALDKFRRRFERLEDAVNGSGRRFRDYSLEELEAIWQSIK, from the coding sequence ATGGACACAATTAAAGACCGCGTCCTGGATCCCCGCCGACCCCCGTTCGAACGCCTCGTCGCTCTCCTCGCTATCCTCCGCTCTCCCGAGGGATGCGCCTGGGACCGCAAGCAGACCCATCGCAGCCTCCTGCCCTACCTGATCGAGGAAACCTACGAGGTGGTCGAGGCCGTCGAAAACGACAACCCGGCCGCCCTCCGCGAGGAGCTCGGCGATCTCCTCGTTCAGATTGTCTTCCACGCCCAGCTCGCCGCCGAAGCCGGCCGGTTCACTATCGACAACTCGATCGCCGACGTGGTCGAGAAACTGGTCGCCCGCCACCCCCATGTGTTCGGCGAACGAAAAAACCTCAATCCCCGCCAGGTACGCGACCAGTGGGAACAGATCAAAGTCGAGTCGGGGGAGAAGGACCGGGTCCTCTCCGGCGTCCCCAAAGCCATGCCCGCCCTGACTATGGCCTACCGGGTGGGCGAGAAAGCCGGCGGTGTCGGGTTCGACTGGAACAGCCCCGAAGAGGTGTTGGGCAAAATAGAGGAGGAGATTGGCGAAATCCGCGCCCGACTGGCGGTCGCCGAACCCGAGGGAGTGGCTGAAGAGATTGGCGACCTTCTGTTTGCCGCCGCCTCCCTGGCCCGAAAAGCGGAGGTCGACCCCGAACGGGCGCTCAAGCAGGCCCTCGACAAGTTCCGTCGCCGGTTCGAACGACTCGAAGATGCAGTGAACGGCTCGGGCCGGAGGTTCAGAGACTACTCCCTGGAGGAGCTGGAAGCCATCTGGCAGTCGATAAAGTAG
- a CDS encoding valine--tRNA ligase — protein sequence MNKQNETEIKKSAAYAPAEVEDRIYRKWLEAGVFVGDPHSPKKPYSIVIPPPNVTDVLHLGHALNNTIQDILIRRHRMMGYEAEWIPGSDHAGIATQVIVEKRVAKEGTTRREMGREKFVERTWEWANQNKDKILSQLKRMGCSCDWSRTRFTLDPGLSRAVAEVFRRLHEKGWIYRGFRIVNWCPSCQTSLSDDEVEHAEFDSHLWYIKYKLKGSDEYLTVATTRPETMLGDTALAVNPKDTRYKKYVGKTIILPILERDIPVVADSYVDPEFGTGVVKVTPAHDPNDFEIGKRHDLPEINILNADGSLNENAGKFKNLDRFEGRTQLVEELQRKGHIDRIEKYRLAAGTCYRCHSIVEPYLSEQWFVRMDQLAQPAVEAVKTGKLRFHPEYWSKTYLHWMENIRDWCISRQLWWGHRIPIWYAEDGTVFVSAERPRKEDLPAGCDPEALVQDEDVLDTWFSSWLWPFSTMGWPERTAELEKFYPTKVLSTASEIIFLWVARMVMAGYEFAGELPFSDVYIHGTVRDANGIKMSKSLGNGIDPVEIIEKYGADALRVSLTLATPDGQDPWISKNTFEVGRNFVNKLHQVSRFVMMRLEGRPPVRDTIDESDLVLFDRWILSRLERTIRAVDRNFAEYRLSAATKTLYNFVWNDYCSWYIELIKPDQPGQAIRPGSLDVATYVLDKIVKLLHPFAPFVTERIYLDLIGADLEAVDRKTTIVFGPWPTTQGRFIDDQLESSLEQIQAVVNAVRSVRSELNVPPGRKSDLYVRVDNPQFGDLLQKHIEYFRSLARVENLHCGTAVKRPSPSATAVITGAEIFVPLEGLIDLEVERNRVERELQNLALQLEKVSKKLANQDFLAHAPAEVIEREKAKKADFQDRIEKLNKNLEQIMGW from the coding sequence ATGAACAAGCAAAACGAGACCGAAATCAAGAAGTCCGCGGCCTACGCACCGGCGGAGGTTGAGGACCGCATATACCGGAAGTGGCTGGAGGCGGGGGTGTTTGTCGGCGATCCGCATTCACCCAAGAAGCCGTACTCCATCGTGATTCCCCCGCCCAATGTGACCGACGTCCTCCACCTCGGGCACGCGCTGAACAACACGATCCAGGACATCCTGATCCGGCGTCACCGCATGATGGGGTACGAGGCGGAGTGGATTCCCGGGTCGGATCATGCGGGGATCGCCACCCAGGTGATCGTGGAGAAGCGGGTGGCCAAGGAGGGGACAACGCGCCGGGAGATGGGCCGGGAGAAGTTTGTCGAGCGGACCTGGGAGTGGGCCAACCAGAACAAGGACAAGATTCTCAGCCAGCTCAAGCGCATGGGCTGTTCCTGCGACTGGTCGCGGACGCGGTTCACGCTCGATCCGGGGCTGTCGCGGGCGGTGGCCGAGGTGTTCCGACGCCTGCACGAGAAAGGCTGGATCTACCGGGGGTTCCGCATCGTCAACTGGTGCCCCTCCTGCCAGACGTCGCTGTCGGACGACGAGGTCGAACACGCCGAGTTTGACAGCCATCTGTGGTACATCAAGTACAAGCTGAAAGGGTCGGACGAGTACCTCACGGTGGCCACGACGCGCCCGGAGACGATGCTCGGGGACACCGCCCTGGCGGTCAACCCGAAGGACACGCGCTATAAGAAGTACGTCGGCAAGACGATCATCCTGCCGATTCTCGAGCGGGACATCCCGGTGGTGGCCGACAGTTATGTCGACCCCGAGTTCGGCACCGGAGTGGTGAAAGTGACGCCGGCGCACGACCCGAACGATTTCGAGATCGGCAAGCGGCACGATCTCCCCGAGATCAACATCCTGAACGCCGACGGGTCGCTCAATGAGAACGCCGGCAAGTTCAAGAACCTGGACCGGTTCGAGGGACGCACCCAGCTGGTCGAGGAGCTCCAGCGCAAGGGGCATATCGACCGCATCGAGAAGTACCGGCTCGCGGCCGGGACCTGCTACCGGTGCCACTCGATTGTCGAACCGTACCTGTCGGAGCAGTGGTTCGTGAGGATGGACCAGCTCGCGCAGCCGGCGGTGGAGGCGGTGAAGACGGGCAAGCTGCGGTTTCATCCGGAGTACTGGTCGAAGACTTACCTCCACTGGATGGAGAACATCCGCGACTGGTGCATCTCGCGCCAGCTCTGGTGGGGGCACCGCATCCCGATCTGGTATGCCGAGGACGGGACGGTGTTTGTGTCGGCCGAGCGGCCGCGGAAGGAGGATCTCCCCGCCGGCTGCGATCCGGAGGCGCTGGTGCAGGACGAGGACGTGCTGGACACCTGGTTCTCATCGTGGCTGTGGCCGTTCTCGACCATGGGGTGGCCGGAGCGGACGGCGGAGCTGGAGAAGTTTTACCCGACCAAGGTTCTCTCGACCGCCAGCGAGATCATTTTTCTCTGGGTGGCCCGCATGGTGATGGCCGGGTACGAGTTCGCCGGCGAGCTGCCGTTTTCGGATGTGTACATCCACGGCACGGTGCGCGACGCCAACGGGATCAAGATGTCCAAGTCGCTGGGCAACGGGATCGACCCGGTCGAGATTATCGAGAAGTACGGGGCGGACGCCCTGCGGGTCTCGCTGACGCTGGCGACGCCCGACGGGCAGGACCCGTGGATCAGCAAGAATACGTTCGAGGTCGGCCGGAATTTCGTCAACAAGCTGCACCAGGTGTCGCGCTTTGTCATGATGCGCCTGGAGGGCCGTCCCCCGGTGCGGGACACGATCGACGAGAGCGACCTGGTCCTTTTCGACCGGTGGATTCTCTCGCGGCTGGAGCGGACGATTCGGGCGGTCGACCGGAATTTCGCCGAGTACCGGCTGTCGGCGGCCACCAAGACGCTGTACAATTTCGTCTGGAACGACTACTGCTCCTGGTACATTGAGCTGATCAAGCCGGACCAGCCGGGGCAGGCGATCCGGCCGGGCTCGCTTGACGTCGCGACCTACGTTCTGGACAAGATCGTGAAGCTGCTCCACCCGTTCGCGCCCTTCGTCACCGAGCGCATCTACCTCGACCTGATCGGGGCCGATCTCGAGGCCGTGGACCGGAAGACGACGATCGTTTTCGGTCCGTGGCCCACCACCCAGGGACGGTTCATCGACGACCAGCTCGAGAGCAGTCTCGAGCAGATCCAGGCGGTGGTCAACGCCGTGCGCTCGGTCCGTTCGGAGCTCAACGTGCCGCCGGGGCGCAAGTCGGACCTCTACGTGCGGGTGGACAACCCGCAGTTCGGCGACCTGCTGCAGAAACACATCGAGTATTTCCGGTCGCTGGCGCGGGTGGAGAACCTCCATTGCGGGACGGCGGTCAAGCGGCCCAGTCCCTCGGCCACGGCGGTCATCACGGGGGCGGAGATATTTGTCCCGCTTGAGGGGCTGATCGATCTCGAGGTGGAGCGCAACCGGGTGGAGCGGGAGCTCCAGAACCTCGCCCTCCAGCTCGAGAAGGTGTCCAAGAAGCTGGCCAACCAGGATTTTCTCGCCCACGCGCCGGCCGAGGTGATCGAGCGGGAGAAGGCGAAGAAGGCGGATTTCCAGGACCGCATCGAGAAGCTGAACAAGAACCTCGAGCAGATCATGGGCTGGTAG
- a CDS encoding type III PLP-dependent enzyme: protein MTPHVDVSVMEQRARATGGDQGLLRELLAGARADTPALLVSRSAIVRNIQALRRALPRVDIHYAVKPNNHEVFIDEVFGQGGNFDVCSAGEIDLVLRRTSLDPATLIHSHPIKSVPEFDYAVGRGLELFVVDNPAEVPKFTRYAEKKLKVMIRYRTAVNTSAVVNLQYKYGCMPDEVLPLARLVRETGHDFYGLCFHVGSQCVYSDNYVNAIATAHALIRALDEEGFDTRLLDIGGGFPVEYVEPVPAIAAFAAPIAKALDDHIRPGIRIVSEPGRFIAATPVTLVTSVVGRSYRDGKIWYYLDDGLYSTFSGIVFDHCQYPVVTNKKGEQFLSVLAGPTCDSFDVMYDGLMIPLHEVGDRIVFTATGAYCSVSGSNFNALRRPEYLVID, encoded by the coding sequence ATGACGCCTCATGTTGATGTGTCCGTGATGGAGCAGCGCGCCCGGGCGACGGGCGGCGACCAGGGTCTTCTGCGCGAACTGCTGGCGGGGGCGCGGGCCGACACGCCCGCGCTTCTGGTGTCCCGGTCGGCCATCGTGCGGAATATCCAGGCACTCCGGCGGGCGCTGCCGCGGGTCGACATCCACTACGCCGTCAAGCCCAACAACCACGAAGTCTTTATCGACGAGGTGTTCGGACAGGGCGGCAATTTCGACGTTTGTTCGGCGGGCGAGATCGACCTCGTCCTGCGCCGGACCTCGCTTGACCCGGCCACCCTGATCCACTCCCACCCGATCAAATCGGTTCCGGAATTCGATTACGCGGTCGGACGCGGGCTGGAGCTGTTCGTGGTCGACAATCCGGCCGAGGTCCCCAAGTTCACGCGCTACGCCGAGAAGAAGCTCAAGGTCATGATCCGCTACCGCACCGCGGTCAACACCAGTGCGGTGGTCAATCTCCAGTACAAGTACGGGTGTATGCCGGACGAGGTGCTGCCGCTGGCCCGCCTGGTGCGGGAGACGGGGCACGACTTCTACGGCCTGTGCTTCCACGTCGGCTCGCAGTGCGTCTACAGCGACAACTACGTCAACGCGATCGCGACGGCGCACGCGCTCATCCGCGCGCTCGACGAGGAAGGCTTCGACACCCGGCTGCTTGATATCGGCGGCGGGTTTCCGGTCGAGTATGTCGAGCCGGTGCCGGCGATCGCCGCGTTCGCGGCGCCGATCGCCAAAGCGCTCGACGACCACATCCGGCCGGGCATCCGGATCGTGAGCGAGCCGGGACGGTTCATCGCGGCTACGCCGGTCACCCTGGTGACCTCGGTGGTCGGGCGATCGTACCGGGACGGGAAGATCTGGTACTACCTGGACGACGGGTTGTACTCGACGTTTTCGGGGATCGTGTTCGACCACTGCCAATACCCGGTGGTGACGAACAAGAAAGGCGAGCAGTTCCTGTCGGTGCTGGCGGGGCCGACGTGCGATTCGTTCGACGTCATGTACGACGGGCTGATGATTCCGCTGCACGAGGTCGGCGACCGCATCGTCTTCACCGCCACCGGGGCCTACTGCTCCGTATCGGGCTCCAACTTCAACGCCCTGCGGCGGCCGGAATACCTGGTCATCGACTGA
- a CDS encoding type 1 glutamine amidotransferase → MTKPILLIQNVAAEGPGTITEWLESRGRPFMLVKAYEGEALPDPDAIEGGICLGCPHSAARYHEHVYLKALFAWLARVVREDRPYLGICFGGQLLARVLGAPVEEGNAREIGTYMAKLTEAGAADPLFAGFPREFAMFHWHNDTFRTPFGGVHLAEDEVWAHQAFRRNRQVGLQFHLEPRACDVVRWCEAYPDELAVLGKTKEEVVAEFEGAYETIRGTNFRLLDNWLG, encoded by the coding sequence ATGACCAAACCGATCCTGCTGATCCAGAACGTTGCGGCGGAGGGGCCGGGCACCATAACCGAATGGCTGGAGAGCCGGGGGCGGCCGTTTATGCTGGTCAAGGCCTACGAGGGAGAAGCGCTGCCCGACCCGGACGCGATCGAGGGGGGGATCTGTCTGGGCTGCCCGCACTCGGCGGCACGGTATCACGAGCATGTTTATCTCAAGGCCCTCTTTGCCTGGCTGGCGCGAGTCGTTCGGGAGGACCGGCCGTATCTCGGGATTTGTTTCGGCGGGCAGCTCTTAGCCCGCGTGCTGGGGGCGCCGGTGGAGGAGGGAAACGCGCGGGAGATCGGGACCTACATGGCCAAACTCACCGAGGCGGGAGCGGCCGATCCGCTGTTCGCGGGGTTTCCGCGGGAGTTTGCCATGTTCCACTGGCATAACGACACGTTCCGAACGCCATTCGGCGGGGTGCATTTGGCGGAGGATGAGGTGTGGGCACATCAGGCGTTCCGGAGGAACCGCCAGGTGGGGCTGCAGTTTCATCTGGAGCCGCGGGCATGTGATGTTGTGCGCTGGTGCGAGGCGTATCCGGACGAGTTGGCGGTACTGGGGAAAACGAAGGAGGAGGTTGTCGCCGAGTTCGAGGGGGCGTACGAGACGATTCGGGGGACGAATTTCCGGTTGCTGGATAACTGGTTGGGGTGA
- a CDS encoding sigma-54-dependent Fis family transcriptional regulator produces the protein MAKQKTKILVIDDDPKVAWLLSEGLGARFEFVAARDGSEGLQMVSTEQPELILLDIKMPGMSGIEVLEKLNKLESRPEVIMVSGHGDTNYVVESIKLGAAEFINKPFDVQEIEIHINGVLERRNLRREVKELKSELQAQSAYANFLGDSVAMTKVKEIIEQVADSELTVLIRGESGTGKEIAARSLHQLSARKDRPFIKVNCAAIPRDLLEAELFGYEKGAFTGAHKTKQGRFEIAHKGTMFLDEIGDMPMELQSKLLQVLEQQEFVRVGGITSIHVDVRIICATNRNLEQAIHDKEFRDDLFYRLNEITLFLPPLRERPEDIPLLVRHFIDKYNQLYSKDFRELSPSTIDRLMTFSWPGNVRQLENMLKQVAVRGDESIIIDLINSAAAAPTMPSRSTYTPATTDVGPTNAAGTETYSLKERIGRTVAEEEKRLISEVLTRTNWNRRKAADLLEISYRSLLYKIKDYNLNSSK, from the coding sequence ATGGCTAAACAGAAGACAAAAATCCTGGTGATCGACGACGACCCGAAGGTGGCGTGGCTGCTGTCGGAGGGGCTTGGGGCCCGCTTTGAGTTTGTCGCTGCCCGCGACGGCTCCGAGGGGCTCCAGATGGTCTCGACCGAGCAACCCGAACTCATTCTCCTGGATATCAAGATGCCCGGAATGAGCGGGATCGAGGTCCTCGAAAAGCTCAACAAGCTCGAGAGCCGCCCCGAAGTCATCATGGTCTCCGGCCACGGCGACACCAACTACGTCGTCGAATCCATTAAGCTGGGCGCCGCCGAGTTCATCAACAAGCCGTTCGATGTCCAGGAAATCGAAATCCACATCAACGGCGTCCTCGAACGCCGCAACCTTCGCCGCGAGGTCAAAGAGCTCAAATCCGAACTGCAGGCGCAGTCGGCCTACGCCAATTTCCTCGGCGACTCCGTGGCCATGACCAAGGTGAAGGAGATCATCGAGCAGGTCGCCGACTCCGAGCTGACTGTCCTCATCCGCGGCGAGTCGGGCACCGGCAAAGAGATCGCCGCCCGCTCCCTGCACCAGCTCTCCGCGCGCAAAGACCGCCCGTTTATCAAGGTCAACTGCGCCGCCATCCCTCGCGACCTGCTCGAGGCCGAGCTCTTCGGCTACGAGAAGGGGGCCTTCACCGGCGCGCACAAAACCAAGCAGGGGCGGTTCGAAATCGCCCACAAGGGAACGATGTTCCTCGATGAAATCGGCGACATGCCCATGGAGCTCCAGTCCAAACTGCTCCAGGTCCTCGAACAGCAGGAGTTCGTCCGGGTCGGCGGCATCACCTCGATCCACGTCGATGTGCGGATCATCTGCGCCACCAACCGCAACCTCGAACAGGCGATCCACGACAAAGAATTCCGCGACGACCTGTTCTACCGCCTGAACGAGATCACCCTGTTCCTGCCCCCCCTGCGGGAACGTCCCGAAGATATCCCCCTGCTCGTGCGGCACTTTATCGACAAATACAACCAGCTCTATTCCAAAGACTTCAGAGAGCTCTCCCCCTCCACTATCGACCGCCTCATGACCTTCTCATGGCCCGGAAACGTCCGCCAGCTCGAGAACATGCTCAAACAGGTGGCGGTGCGCGGCGATGAGTCGATCATTATCGACCTGATCAACTCCGCGGCCGCCGCACCGACCATGCCCTCCCGCTCCACCTACACCCCTGCCACCACCGACGTCGGCCCGACTAACGCCGCCGGGACCGAGACCTACTCGCTCAAAGAACGGATCGGCCGCACCGTCGCCGAGGAAGAAAAGCGGTTGATCAGCGAAGTCCTCACCCGAACCAACTGGAATCGCCGCAAAGCCGCCGACCTTCTCGAGATAAGCTACCGCTCGCTCCTCTATAAGATTAAAGACTACAACTTGAATTCTTCGAAGTAG
- a CDS encoding dockerin type I repeat-containing protein yields MGRAVIILALLLAGGVSAATVEIDPIPSGRLRLRVYASAVLTPADSFQTLHSGLVAVPGEGIYAYGTPLTSGGVDTEQLSVWLLDASVDAGSEGILDLDVWHTPAAPGGDTLINPLVPDSIFRVPDNSLFAWADSCRCVHTSDPFMYLDREGTKSFLVRVSRVCYELGGDERWVNFVYAVRWTQAGAIDTAHVINGYYNRGSPLAPVHASLGLWAPSLTVEAAVYRIFTVEDTGAGRTVVLWETPDPITSPAAPAEWVGQRKVIGNPAAEHHALAVVQWTLPHPNQHWHTTLHSPRAGRWEGFATGGLVDDQPVFFGVSSDLEHFTTHPEPLIPRSSERPGTPIIDSTVYTVRPLVLRVGDTSVYRLAVSGARDTTDRHTWCSTALTMRVIDLQTPTAPAPYAPADPGCPPLTLYPTFVWGASTDPNPGEAVSYCVYLAPDEGFEAARASPRVQDTSFVFSEPLARSTRYWWKVSAEDSSGHVRMSPAATFRTWLPGDADGGGTIAVADVTLAAAYLFRGGVLPCGEAALDVTGDCAVSVADLGRMIAYLFRGGQPLSAGCGGDAGRTRGGEPGGRISSPAAD; encoded by the coding sequence ATGGGCAGAGCAGTAATCATACTCGCGCTTCTTCTGGCGGGCGGGGTGTCGGCGGCGACGGTCGAAATCGACCCGATCCCCTCCGGCCGCCTGCGCCTGCGCGTGTACGCATCGGCGGTGCTGACGCCCGCCGACAGTTTCCAGACGCTCCACAGCGGGCTGGTGGCGGTGCCGGGCGAGGGGATCTACGCCTACGGCACGCCGCTCACCAGCGGCGGAGTCGACACGGAGCAGTTGTCGGTGTGGCTGCTCGATGCCTCGGTGGACGCGGGGTCGGAGGGCATTCTCGACCTTGACGTCTGGCATACGCCGGCTGCGCCCGGCGGCGACACGCTGATCAATCCGCTGGTCCCCGACAGCATCTTCCGCGTCCCCGACAACAGCCTGTTTGCCTGGGCGGATTCGTGCCGCTGTGTCCATACGTCGGACCCGTTCATGTACCTCGACCGGGAGGGGACGAAGTCGTTTCTCGTGCGGGTATCGCGGGTCTGCTACGAACTGGGGGGCGATGAGCGCTGGGTCAATTTCGTGTACGCGGTCCGGTGGACGCAGGCCGGGGCGATCGACACTGCGCATGTGATCAACGGCTACTACAACCGCGGGAGTCCGCTGGCGCCGGTGCACGCCTCGCTGGGGCTGTGGGCGCCGTCGCTGACGGTCGAGGCGGCGGTCTACCGGATATTCACGGTGGAAGACACGGGGGCCGGGCGCACCGTAGTTCTGTGGGAGACGCCTGATCCGATAACTTCCCCCGCCGCGCCGGCCGAGTGGGTGGGGCAGCGGAAAGTGATCGGCAATCCGGCGGCGGAGCACCACGCGCTCGCGGTGGTCCAGTGGACGCTGCCGCACCCGAACCAGCACTGGCACACGACACTCCATTCGCCGAGGGCAGGGCGCTGGGAGGGGTTCGCGACGGGAGGGCTGGTGGACGACCAGCCGGTGTTTTTCGGCGTCAGCAGCGACCTCGAGCACTTCACCACCCACCCGGAGCCGCTCATCCCCCGTAGCAGCGAGCGGCCGGGGACGCCGATAATCGATTCGACTGTGTACACCGTCCGTCCGCTGGTCCTGCGGGTCGGGGACACGTCGGTGTACCGCCTGGCGGTGTCGGGAGCGCGGGACACAACCGACCGCCACACCTGGTGCAGCACGGCGCTCACCATGCGGGTGATCGATCTTCAGACGCCGACGGCTCCGGCGCCGTATGCGCCGGCCGACCCGGGGTGCCCGCCACTCACGCTCTATCCGACGTTTGTGTGGGGCGCGTCGACCGATCCGAACCCGGGTGAGGCGGTGTCCTATTGCGTGTATCTGGCGCCCGACGAGGGTTTTGAGGCGGCGCGGGCAAGCCCCCGTGTCCAAGACACCAGCTTTGTCTTCAGCGAACCGCTCGCCCGGTCGACAAGGTACTGGTGGAAGGTTTCGGCCGAGGATTCTTCCGGGCACGTGCGGATGTCGCCGGCGGCGACGTTTCGGACGTGGCTGCCGGGGGATGCGGACGGCGGCGGAACGATCGCGGTGGCGGACGTGACGCTGGCGGCGGCGTACCTCTTCCGCGGGGGGGTGTTGCCCTGCGGGGAGGCCGCGCTCGATGTGACCGGAGACTGCGCGGTCTCGGTGGCCGACCTCGGCCGGATGATCGCCTATCTCTTTCGGGGGGGGCAGCCGCTTTCCGCGGGATGCGGAGGGGACGCCGGGAGGACCCGCGGCGGGGAGCCGGGCGGGCGGATTAGTTCCCCGGCTGCCGATTGA
- a CDS encoding helix-turn-helix transcriptional regulator, giving the protein MKVTIGEKIKALRLASDLTQAELASRARLTRGFISQIENDQSSINLDSLADILEALGVGLGEFFSDVEKRRVVFRPSERVNVEGKGARRFELLMPGSTNNLMDPILLELGPGEFLELRDPMPGEQFGFVLAGTVTLRIDGKSFKVPREHCFYFKSDQRHQIGNAGERAAKLLWVTTPPHM; this is encoded by the coding sequence ATGAAGGTCACGATCGGCGAAAAGATCAAGGCGCTGCGGCTGGCCTCGGACCTGACGCAGGCGGAACTCGCCAGCCGGGCACGGCTGACGCGGGGATTCATCTCGCAGATCGAGAACGATCAGAGTTCGATCAATCTCGATTCGCTGGCGGATATCCTCGAGGCCCTGGGTGTGGGTCTGGGGGAATTTTTCTCCGATGTGGAGAAACGCCGCGTGGTGTTTCGCCCCTCGGAGCGGGTGAATGTGGAGGGGAAAGGGGCGCGCCGTTTTGAGTTGTTGATGCCCGGGTCGACGAACAACCTGATGGATCCGATACTTCTCGAGCTCGGCCCGGGGGAATTTCTCGAACTGCGGGATCCGATGCCCGGCGAGCAATTCGGTTTTGTACTGGCGGGCACGGTCACGCTGCGGATAGATGGCAAGAGTTTCAAGGTTCCGCGAGAACACTGTTTTTATTTCAAGTCCGACCAACGACATCAGATTGGCAACGCCGGCGAGCGGGCCGCCAAGCTGCTGTGGGTAACAACACCGCCGCATATGTGA
- the speE gene encoding polyamine aminopropyltransferase, whose translation MGQKKTGGEVYIAEEGMKDLWNVWYSELHEGQSGLTIKVDRMVESVQSEYQRIDVLETFDFGKMLVLYGSLMVCDRDYNAYNEMLAHVPLFVHPRPRQVLIIGGGDCGCLTEALKHPGVERCTMCEIDRMVVEVSKRHFPALTAGLADRRAQVVYQDGKRYIEEATERFDVVLLDLSDPIGPAADLFQKSFHQTVHERLADDGIMVAQSESPFYNRDTVHQMYRNLREIFPIVRMYTCFMPIYPSALWSFAFCSKKYDPIRDFRADDHARLRPTTKYYNAEVHHAAFALPQFVKEIAAD comes from the coding sequence ATGGGACAGAAGAAGACCGGCGGGGAGGTCTACATCGCCGAAGAGGGGATGAAGGATCTCTGGAATGTCTGGTACAGCGAGCTGCACGAGGGGCAGTCGGGGCTGACGATCAAGGTCGACCGGATGGTCGAGTCGGTGCAGTCGGAGTATCAGCGGATCGATGTGCTCGAGACGTTTGATTTCGGCAAGATGCTGGTGCTGTACGGCTCGCTCATGGTGTGCGACCGCGACTACAACGCCTACAACGAGATGCTCGCCCACGTACCGCTCTTTGTCCACCCGCGGCCGCGGCAGGTGCTCATCATCGGCGGCGGCGACTGCGGCTGCCTGACCGAGGCGCTCAAGCACCCGGGGGTGGAGCGGTGCACGATGTGCGAGATCGACCGGATGGTGGTTGAAGTGTCGAAACGGCACTTCCCCGCCCTCACTGCCGGGCTGGCCGACCGGCGGGCGCAGGTGGTGTACCAGGACGGCAAGCGGTACATCGAGGAGGCGACCGAGCGGTTCGACGTGGTTCTCCTGGATCTGTCCGACCCGATCGGGCCGGCGGCCGACCTGTTCCAGAAGTCGTTTCACCAGACTGTCCACGAGCGGCTGGCCGACGACGGCATCATGGTGGCGCAGTCGGAATCGCCGTTTTACAACCGGGACACGGTGCACCAGATGTACCGCAACCTGCGGGAGATTTTCCCGATTGTCCGCATGTACACCTGCTTCATGCCGATCTACCCCTCAGCCCTCTGGTCGTTCGCGTTCTGCAGCAAGAAGTATGATCCGATCCGGGATTTCCGGGCGGATGATCACGCCCGGCTGCGGCCGACGACGAAGTACTACAACGCCGAGGTCCACCACGCGGCGTTCGCTCTCCCCCAGTTCGTCAAAGAGATCGCGGCCGATTGA